In Ruminiclostridium papyrosolvens DSM 2782, the following proteins share a genomic window:
- a CDS encoding cyanophycinase, with amino-acid sequence MEDLVNGNLLVIGGAEDKWGQSKVLKHAIEMCGGPESKIMVLTTATQKPEEVGKEYRAVFSRLGVKSIDVLNVDSRTDANSDSVAQKISGAAGVFFTGGDQLRITSILGGTKTAKVLMDMYKKGIPIIGTSAGASVMSSVMIVDGNGNSAARKCTLGMSPGLGFIDQVIIDQHFEQRGRLGRLLIGVAQNPSVLGIGIDEDTSIKVYSNASFEVIGTNCVTVIDGYTIQESNVSELKSEEIIALSNVTIHILPSGYGYDISQRKIIRPKENKHN; translated from the coding sequence ATGGAAGACTTGGTGAACGGCAACCTGCTGGTAATAGGAGGGGCCGAAGATAAGTGGGGCCAGAGTAAGGTACTCAAGCATGCCATTGAAATGTGCGGGGGACCGGAATCAAAAATCATGGTTTTGACAACAGCTACGCAAAAACCCGAAGAAGTCGGTAAGGAATATAGGGCTGTTTTTTCAAGACTTGGAGTAAAATCCATAGATGTTTTAAATGTTGACAGCAGAACAGATGCAAACAGCGACTCTGTAGCCCAAAAAATATCCGGTGCTGCAGGGGTTTTTTTTACCGGAGGGGACCAGCTTAGAATTACAAGTATATTAGGCGGTACAAAAACTGCCAAGGTTCTTATGGATATGTATAAAAAGGGTATACCTATCATAGGAACAAGTGCAGGAGCTTCAGTAATGAGCAGTGTTATGATAGTTGACGGTAATGGGAATTCCGCTGCAAGAAAATGCACTCTTGGCATGTCTCCCGGACTTGGATTCATAGATCAGGTTATAATAGATCAGCACTTTGAGCAGAGGGGAAGACTGGGCAGACTTTTGATAGGAGTTGCACAAAACCCTTCCGTTCTGGGAATCGGAATAGATGAAGACACCTCGATAAAGGTATACTCAAATGCTTCTTTTGAGGTAATAGGCACAAACTGTGTTACCGTAATTGATGGGTACACTATTCAGGAGTCAAATGTTTCAGAGTTAAAATCAGAGGAAATAATTGCATTGTCAAATGTAACCATACACATATTACCCAGTGGATACGGATATGATATCAGTCAGAGAAAAATAATAAGGCCTAAAGAAAACAAACACAATTAA
- a CDS encoding DMT family transporter, which translates to MKKDSLIKGMIFCFLAVVAWGGMFPIAGVIMKVINPFHFTAIRYLVAGIIFLILLFILEGKKSFGFDGKFWKLYFFGSMGFAGYSFLTFGGQKLLGTSGAVVASILMALMPINTVIVNTILGKAKPKPFTLATIIFALAGVIMVITKGNINNLLAVKNNLLGDILIFLGTICWVIYTIGGTSFSSWSPIRYTSLSCALGVITVCLLTAAGTAMHLIKTPSLNDVFSNSWQLGYMALIAGVMAVFLWNYGNKIITPINGILFMNLVPVTTFVISIFLGTSFKGIELCGAVLTISSLIANNAYTRFSINSEKKEKALSQKA; encoded by the coding sequence ATGAAAAAAGATAGTTTAATAAAGGGAATGATATTTTGCTTTCTTGCAGTTGTTGCATGGGGAGGAATGTTTCCAATTGCAGGTGTAATCATGAAAGTAATAAATCCGTTTCATTTTACAGCAATTAGATATTTGGTTGCAGGTATAATATTTCTGATTTTATTATTTATTTTAGAAGGAAAAAAATCTTTCGGCTTTGACGGTAAATTTTGGAAATTATACTTTTTTGGGTCTATGGGGTTTGCCGGATATAGTTTTTTAACATTTGGGGGGCAAAAATTACTTGGGACTTCAGGGGCTGTTGTAGCCTCTATCTTGATGGCCCTGATGCCTATAAATACAGTTATTGTAAATACTATTTTAGGAAAAGCGAAGCCCAAACCCTTTACGCTGGCTACAATTATTTTTGCCCTGGCAGGAGTAATAATGGTTATAACAAAGGGTAACATAAATAACCTCTTGGCGGTAAAAAACAACCTGCTTGGAGATATATTGATATTCCTAGGGACAATCTGCTGGGTTATTTACACAATTGGAGGGACAAGCTTCAGTTCCTGGTCACCCATAAGATATACATCCTTAAGCTGCGCTCTGGGAGTTATAACAGTATGCCTGTTAACCGCTGCTGGAACTGCTATGCACCTTATTAAAACACCATCATTGAACGATGTGTTTTCAAATAGCTGGCAACTGGGGTACATGGCTCTTATAGCAGGGGTAATGGCAGTATTCCTCTGGAACTATGGCAATAAAATAATTACACCCATTAATGGAATACTTTTTATGAACCTGGTTCCTGTAACAACCTTCGTAATTTCTATTTTCCTTGGTACCAGTTTCAAAGGTATTGAGTTATGCGGTGCGGTACTAACAATATCCTCACTTATAGCTAATAATGCATATACAAGATTTAGCATAAACAGTGAGAAAAAAGAAAAGGCCTTAAGTCAGAAGGCCTGA
- a CDS encoding AraC family transcriptional regulator has protein sequence MQDNTAWFDLDIYNTLSTFDTVFSKDKLHLLFIRKGVMYVNIDDKKLILTAISIFCFNGRENFAIQNKCNVEVTRLSFSPNVINSSFTVDNIHDIPSNFSKTDRLDCLCLQPFIHRTGQYIGQIEVGLKQIDKIDFLLKQIMDISENVYFLNKDFIYRSAILELLLIINQHSSKVLLCNNTMPNTDNSTGIEDVISYLHSFYSHNITIATITRNFNTNRTTLSKKFKEKLGVTPIDYLNRVRITKAALLLQESNMPINQIMIKVGFNNRNYFNKVFKKQTGLRPGEFRRNYRSIV, from the coding sequence ATGCAAGATAATACAGCTTGGTTTGATCTTGATATTTATAATACGTTATCTACATTTGACACGGTATTCTCCAAGGATAAACTTCATCTTCTGTTCATAAGGAAAGGAGTAATGTATGTAAACATAGATGATAAAAAGCTTATACTTACAGCAATATCTATTTTTTGCTTCAATGGACGTGAAAATTTTGCAATACAGAATAAATGTAATGTAGAGGTAACGAGACTTTCGTTTTCACCAAATGTTATTAACAGCTCGTTTACAGTTGATAATATACACGATATTCCCAGCAATTTTTCAAAGACGGACAGGCTTGATTGCCTTTGTCTTCAGCCATTTATACATCGTACCGGACAATATATCGGGCAAATAGAGGTTGGACTGAAGCAAATTGATAAAATTGATTTTCTGTTAAAACAGATTATGGATATATCTGAAAATGTTTATTTTTTAAATAAGGACTTTATATATAGGTCTGCAATATTGGAACTTTTATTAATTATTAATCAACATTCGAGTAAAGTCTTATTATGTAATAATACTATGCCGAATACAGATAACTCAACGGGAATAGAGGATGTAATCAGCTATCTGCATTCCTTTTATTCTCATAATATAACGATTGCAACTATAACGCGCAACTTCAATACCAATAGAACAACACTTTCAAAGAAGTTCAAAGAGAAGCTTGGTGTTACTCCAATAGATTATTTGAACAGGGTAAGGATTACTAAAGCCGCACTGTTATTGCAGGAATCAAATATGCCTATAAATCAAATAATGATTAAGGTAGGATTTAATAACCGCAATTATTTCAACAAGGTTTTTAAAAAGCAGACGGGGTTAAGGCCGGGGGAATTCAGAAGAAATTACAGAAGCATTGTATGA
- a CDS encoding M15 family metallopeptidase, whose protein sequence is MKKLLIFIAFVLVLLFCTPITLSEIKTDWSKESSNAGQNNPNLSPTVLYTSMGSNYLKIMVLSNNLYITDINKNFDLKNYSKVGVESSSTKVLVNKYTPLEKSTVNDDLVNIDSKKIVLENQGLKLKPSTAKALYSMLDSARKEGVEGFVLNSAYRSEASQKEIFNYNLSVFGKKSKTYKEALEKTRLLVAMPGFSEHETGLAVDLFSINGQHRNDFEGTKEQIWLNSNAYKYGFILRYDSKKTNITGATYEPWHFRYTEIPLSTYLFSENLCLEEFYQKIFSGNILEGKDSLFMKVDGRQKVYWSGNTNTSIELEPVKKDVLLLTVKY, encoded by the coding sequence ATGAAAAAGTTGCTTATATTTATAGCTTTTGTATTGGTTTTGCTTTTTTGCACTCCCATTACTTTGTCAGAAATAAAAACTGATTGGTCAAAAGAGTCTTCCAATGCAGGACAAAACAACCCAAACCTTTCACCGACGGTTTTATATACCTCCATGGGCTCAAATTATTTAAAAATAATGGTTCTTAGTAATAATTTATATATAACAGATATAAATAAGAACTTTGATTTAAAAAACTACAGTAAAGTTGGTGTTGAATCGTCTTCCACAAAAGTTCTGGTTAACAAGTACACTCCTCTGGAAAAAAGCACAGTGAATGATGACCTTGTGAATATTGATTCCAAAAAAATAGTCCTTGAAAATCAGGGGTTGAAACTGAAGCCCTCCACTGCCAAAGCATTATATTCCATGCTTGACTCCGCAAGAAAGGAAGGTGTTGAGGGATTTGTTTTAAACAGTGCCTATAGGTCAGAAGCCTCTCAAAAGGAAATATTCAACTACAATCTCAGTGTTTTTGGGAAAAAAAGTAAAACCTATAAAGAAGCCCTTGAAAAGACTCGTTTACTGGTGGCGATGCCCGGTTTTTCCGAGCATGAGACAGGTCTTGCGGTGGATTTATTCAGCATTAATGGACAGCACAGAAATGATTTTGAGGGAACCAAAGAACAAATATGGCTGAACTCAAACGCTTATAAATACGGCTTTATACTAAGGTATGACAGTAAAAAGACAAACATTACGGGAGCAACCTATGAGCCATGGCATTTTAGATATACGGAAATTCCTCTTAGTACGTATCTGTTTTCAGAAAACCTTTGCCTTGAGGAGTTTTATCAGAAAATTTTCTCAGGTAATATTCTAGAAGGTAAAGATTCTCTGTTCATGAAAGTTGATGGACGCCAAAAGGTTTATTGGAGCGGCAATACAAATACATCTATTGAACTTGAGCCTGTAAAAAAAGATGTGTTACTCTTAACCGTTAAATATTGA
- a CDS encoding cysteine hydrolase family protein: MKRALLVIDVQNEYISGKLPISYPSNSFSNILKVVNTANEKNIPVILIQHTSPAENAMTFKKGSNEWDIHPELLSKKHAQVVEKKLPGSFTNTNLESVLKDLKIDTVAIAGFMTQMCCDTTARQAMHMGYSVEFLSDATGTLQLSNSAGTISAEDLHKAILITQAARFSKVLSSDEWIKNL; encoded by the coding sequence ATGAAAAGAGCATTACTGGTAATTGATGTGCAAAACGAATATATATCTGGAAAGTTACCTATCTCATATCCCTCAAACAGCTTTAGTAACATTCTCAAGGTAGTCAATACTGCCAACGAAAAAAATATACCTGTTATTCTAATCCAGCATACCTCCCCCGCCGAGAATGCAATGACATTTAAAAAAGGGAGTAATGAGTGGGACATTCATCCTGAGCTTTTAAGTAAAAAGCATGCCCAGGTTGTTGAGAAAAAATTGCCCGGCAGCTTTACAAATACAAATTTGGAATCTGTGTTAAAGGATTTGAAAATCGATACTGTTGCCATAGCAGGTTTTATGACCCAGATGTGCTGTGATACAACTGCAAGGCAGGCTATGCATATGGGCTATTCCGTTGAATTTCTGTCAGATGCAACCGGGACACTCCAATTATCAAACAGTGCAGGTACTATTTCTGCAGAAGATCTTCATAAAGCCATTTTGATTACACAAGCGGCAAGATTCAGCAAAGTACTTTCTTCAGATGAGTGGATAAAAAATCTGTGA